A segment of the Bactrocera neohumeralis isolate Rockhampton chromosome 3, APGP_CSIRO_Bneo_wtdbg2-racon-allhic-juicebox.fasta_v2, whole genome shotgun sequence genome:
TTTTGCTCCAATCGACTGAAATTTTGACACAACATTCTTGAGATATTACGCAATCACTTAATATTCAAGACATACATATTGTTTCCTTCAACTCTATTGAAGTACAGAACAACATTTTCATTggaacaaaaaatcaaaattcagtTAACCCTCAAATGTTTTCCTTAGCATACTACAATATTTAATACATGTCTGTCTTTGGCATAAGggatcaaaaaatatttaaaatctccATTCCTacattaaaatattcaattgaCACTTTCCTGTTCAGATTGAAGAATGGGAAGGCAGACCATAGTAAAACTttgcaattcttttttttttaatatagctctGTACTTCGATTAGGTTTgatttatgtgaataaaaagcctaaataaaaaaagattacttattaaattcaattcaatttaaataatgttGCAAAAAAGAACTATTTAAATTCCACGAAGAAGTGACCTTCGAATTTGGAATTGAACCAATTCTATTTGGCTAATTGGAAATATAAGTTTAGCCAGAAAAACGCTTTACCACACTGGTTTCCAAACAGCTGAGTataatttttccatgaaattcggaAACAAAAAGGAAACGCGTAAGAAAAGCTTTTGTTCacacaaaaaagttttggaaatgtttaaaatatctcgtaaacgaaCATTTTCAGCtttgtttaaataaacaatttcattcatttaagAAGTATAGAGTGCCAAAACTGAGCGCTTTAGATTTCACCTGCATAAGAGGTAAATATACAAATAGTAATAGAAATTTATTCCAATTGACCGACTGCGCTACTGGAGAGGAAGACacaaactttttggaaaaacgaGTTAAAGCGAGAAAGCAACAAGAGTGTCATCGCCAGTGGGCAGTAAAGAGCACCCCGGTTGCAAGAAATCTTATGTACTTCCTCTACATTTGTGTTTCATTTGCAGTTTGTTCTTGAAATTGCAACAACGCTGGGGCGAGTGAGCTGGAGAAAAATTTATACCGTGAGTTagtaagaaaaaactaaaattgatttgcagtgaaaatataaaaaactgattAAAGTGGCACGCACAGAATTGTCTCAGTGtgtcaaaaacaaaacaaatgaagtaaaatTGTGATAATTAGAAACAATTCTGGAACGCAAAAGTCTGACTAATAAGAAggtaaaaagttttccattggGGAAAATTCGAATATCTACGTAGAAAATCAAAAGATTGgagaaaaaattgaattgataGTTTGAAAGTAGTTAACGGCAAGCTGTTAGTGGTTTAAATTGAAATCaatccaaattttatttaaacaaaatggaTTTTAATTTTGCCGATTTGAAGAAGGAAGCAGCTGCTACGGCAGAGGATGTGTTTTCTCATACTGCAGATGCAGCTAAGCAAGCAACAAATGCAACATATGATTTGTTAAGTGGAGGCGGTGGACGTGCTTCGACGGGCGCACAAGATGATAACTCACACACAGAACACTACTTCGCCAACGAGCAAAAGGACATTGATTTTGAACATGTTGACCCTCAAGCATTCGTACAGCGTATGTCTGCCGGTGCAAAGGAAGCGCAGGAGCAGTTAGATGCCAAGTTCGCACAACACACTAacgattttgatgattttctGACCAATGCATCCAAGGATTTACACTCCTTTGGATCACAACTGCAGCAAGATACGAAGCAGGGCGTACACGATTTTATGAACGCTGAACGTGGGTTATTTAGTGGTGCCGGtgacataaacaaacaaaccgTTGAGGTATCAGCACCTACAACAGTTCCGGTTATACCAAACAAACCTGCTGAACATGCTGTTAATGAAGCTGATTTGCTAAATTTCAGTGTCGGCGATGCGGCTGAAAAACATGCTCCATTGCAACCATTCGAAGAAGATTTTGAGACACACTTTGCACCAACTGCACCAGCAGCTCCTGCATCAACAACTACAACGCTATATGATGATGATCTTGTAATTGGAAAACCTTCGAATTCTGCATCGGCTTCCAACAAAGATTCAGATACGGATTCGCCTTCTTTGTCATGCAATCCGTCGCCGGCAAAGAAGAATCCAGTAACTGCTGCATTAAAAGAACAGGATAATGACAAATTTATATCTTCTGAAGATTTGCTTGGTGATTTCAAAGACGAGCGTACTTCAACGCCAGACTTTCAAGTTAAACCAGAAATGACTAAACCGGCAATTGAAGTTAAAACCACACCCGTCTCAGTGCCTGTCACTGATTTAGACGCGGAAGAGGAAGCCACATCACTATTTTCTCAACCCAAACACTCACAAGTCGAGGAAATTAAAGAAACTGGCAACACTAGTACATTTTCAGCAACTTTACCCGTAGCAAGTGCTACAACTGCAGCTGCACCTAAGCCAGCCGCAGTTAGTGAGCCCATCGCTGCTAAGCCGCTCGCTCCGACAACAAGCAACAAAGATACAACTGAAGTAGTCAAACCTAAAACAGCGCCGCCAGTTCCTCCAAAGGAGAACAAACCATCCCATCAACAGTTGGATCAACCAAAGATTGTCTCCGTCGAAGAAATATTCTACAAATATGGATTGGGTGAGTAACCTTTAATATTCTAATTAGATTGTTCGCTTATCTTGTGTTTATGAATagtgaaaactgaaaaaattgcatattttttagagacatattttgttctttaaataacaattttgtgAGTCACCCATTTTTAATGATTGCGTTAGTATAAGTATCCTgtgttaatttatatacacaatttacacatatttttgtatcgattcatacatatttgtttaattgataatttcatttaaatttagtcAGCTACTTTGCGTTTTGCATAGTGTACGCTGCTTCAGCCACGTTTGCGGCAACACAGACATCCAAttcatcatatacatatgtatgtgtgtcgtgTGTAGTGTTAACTCATTTGCAGAAATGATGTCATATGTTTCTAACCAGTTGTATTCGCACTTATCCCTCCGGAATTAACCAATGCCATTAAGGAAGAACCAGATACGCAAAGAAATTGCAATTTCTTTTGCCAGTATTTTCTTTGCATTGACATACTTCACACATGCAATGTGGGAGCAGCAAGGTTAAAGTCAGGTGCCGACCGGCAAACGCAAAAAACTgcaattttcgatatttttatatgtattaattagacatgtttttgtatattttatgattttatcacCCGCTATTTACCATTCCGGCATTGCCATTGCCAGTCATTGCGCAAGTTTTATTGTCATTTGCATAGTAATGCCGATTGAGCAAAACCGTCGCCGGCATATGACTcacttaatattttcttattttattttattttaattttttgttttcattttagttttttttatatattgcttTTTACGTTTCTTTTCTCAGTCGGTTGGCACTGCCTTTCACAAGCAGTCATGAGCGGGCTTAAAGGCGGCCGGCTAAATGTAGGCTGTCTGCACGGCAACACGCACAACCATGCCATTCATTCGGTCCAGTTGGTTTCGTTTTAAGATTTTCATATTACTATGTTttatgcacttacatacatacataagtaactAATCAGTGCATATTCATTGATTTCATCATGCTACTTAATATCACATGTgtaattgcatatacatacatatatacttatatagatcCTTCTATTCATTGCCACCAAATGAATGTGGGTAATGTAATATGTAAAAGCTTTATATGAATCAGTAAAGTAAAATTAGCggtgcttatacatacatatgtatgtagattgcGCGTCATACGTATAAGTATAGAAGGCAAGGCAGATTAGCAATAGATTTGGACGTGGCTAAGTGAGCTTACGCGTTCGTACTGCTCCGTAAGCGATATTTCTGAGCTCGAAGCCTACTATGAATGAATCAATAGAAATTAAAGaagaactacatacatacatatatgtatcttgtAATAGCTCCGTTGCTTCTGTTTGTAGTGTTTGGTACATAGACTATGAGAAGATGCATAAGGAAATTAGAAGAGAAGTTCGGCCTAAGCCTACAGAGAgccttaaatatacatatctacgtatgtatatacaggtgCATCTACTTGTTGTTGGCATTACTGTCTTATATGATGTATTTCGCAAATGATGTTACACAAAATATggtacatataaaatttatattctacGTGAGTTATAATCATGCTTTTGTTCCAGCTACGCTTACTGGCCATGGCACACCTTATGTACGTGTGCGTGCTTGTATACGTAGCTTTTGTAGAATAGCGCACAATAAGTATATCATGCCAGTATATAGGCGCATATaagcaactacatacatacgtgtctATATTGTTAGTTGTGTactcatattttataatttcatacatTCCTGCAATATGACGATGACTTGGGCAAACTTGTTAGTTATTATGTGTTATGTGCGCACTATGTATTAACTGATCTTCTGCTTTCCTTTCAATTGTCTGACTAATGACCAGAATTCAGAATTAAAAGTGTATGTGTAGAATAGCAAAAGCAGCGGTATACGATTAAGTTTGCGAAATTTTAATGGCCATCAAACAGTCAAAAAAGTAGAGGGGCATTTGCAAAACACTGAAAAATCGTTTGGCTCTCTTTTTCGGTGTATTTTTGCTGGCACAAAGTTTATTGGTCTTTTATATTGGCTAATGATGATCTGAGTGGTATACAGGGTGTGTAGTCCTGCAGTAATTGCTTATTTAATTCCGTTACTAAGCAATATGTTTCTTTATGAAGTTGTTTGTCTTTCTATTAAAAATGGACTCAAAAAACTTTAGTTTTTAGTTCGAAGAAAATGCTCGCAAAGTATTTTAACAATTACTAAAGtattattgtgaaaaattgttttaaacttgACATTGCTTCCTTATAACATAAGACTCGGCATTGTTAGCCTTCACTTCAGTTCTTAAAATAAACTTCAGCGTCAGTCTGATTGTATACCCATCGGaagaatgtgtttttgttatctcattttttaattgtaaatggttttatttttaaagcacGGGAATTTTCTTTGTCTGCCAGAAAATGCATTTAGTTCGATGCCACTTGGTATGTGAAAGATCGCGTTGGGCTGGTAATCGATTGATTGATCCTCAGTAGCTTCGCTTTGGTCAATCACTCTTGGACGGAATTGGAAAGAAATACTCCCTGGCTAAAATTAGCTTATCGCAATGCAGATTCGTATAATGAATGAAAGTTTTCAACAtataacaaataagaaaaataataacttaaataaacgattaaattacaaaaacaaaaattataaatgaaactCGAAATtcgtaataaaaaaacaactaaataaagatcgaaattttacatacaattATTATAATGTTAGAATAAACAATCTCCAAAAACACTAaacaataattgaataaataaaagtaagcttataaataaaaaaatataataaaatcaatgaataatacaattttatatttaatataaagatttaaatttatttaattaaaattttaaaagtaaacatTTTAGTCACAATTAGTGCGCtgaatacatattttcaaaataaacaaaataaataatttttatcagttaaaattttaaacgaaattCAATAATCATATTCATAGaaacatattaataaataataaaaagacaaaaaaatttaaataatttaatgaaaacattgGATTAAGTTTTTTTCAGactatttaaaccaaaaaagatAGAATtcagttaaataatatttacaaaagcaTTGCAATAAAGTCTATTtctttaaccaaaaatatttcaattaaaaatattataaaacttttaaaattatttgcatcgTGATTTAAATTCTCAggcataataaatatattactgACAAATTGTTATTAAGCAGGTTGTCGCCAGACGACATAATTTTTGGCAGGGTTTCTGACTCGTCATTTGTTGTCATTAAAAAGGGTGTGGCGCCGGCAAGTTTCTGCTGTAATAAATACCTAATTTAGTCATACATATACTCTAAGTAAAGTAAAAGAAACCAAACTTTAAGTAAAATCAACTCGATGCACTAGAAAACGCTATTATAGCTCaatgaatgaataaaaatacatattttccattaaactccagtttttatatgaatttttgctGTTTTCCAAACACTGAGCATGTGCCAAATATCGAACATACGCGCATAATCCACCTCTTGAGCAGCGCATGTCGCCCACTATTCACCACACTGCACACCACTGAGAAAATCGTATTTGTTGCTTGTGACCATCATAACAGAAATGCAATTGCAGAAAAGTAATAAGAGCGAAAACTCTACATACCCTAGTTGAAAATCGATATTGTAGACATAAAGAGGCAAATCGTCTCCCATAAACTGCACGAGCATCCAATGAACCGAACTTAAGTACAACAAGACCACTAACGAACCGGAAGCTTTTTCACTTCCCTGCTGAGTTCAAATGCCCAGCCTTTTCGCGGTTATCCAAGTTATTAACCGAGGCAGACTCCGGGTCTTGACACATATTAGtgtataaaacatatacatatgtacacatatgcataaataaataaacgcgGAAGAAAATAGGAAAAGTACGTCGAATCTGGAAAGTCTCCAAAGCGTATGTCATTCGTTTTTGACGCACAGGCAATGCGCAGGCCTCTCCTGGGCTCATTGTTGTTATAAGTAGCAGGTAGTGGTAACTTTTTGGCAGGACAAAGGCGAATAATTCAGTTACTTGCGTGTTGGCAGCTCAGCTCAGAGTGAGGTAGTTTGCGAGACGATTTGGTGCAGCGAAAGCTAATAGCggatattttgttatttttttaatgcgtACAAACCGATAAACGGTGACGTTCGAAAATAAtcttatacaaaaacaacaaaaaagtgaataaattcagtatttactttttcgaaatctgacaaagtaaaaatttatgtaatttaaagAATTGAGTACGtagaaaaaattcgaaaacgCAGACGtaatacaattttgttttgctattaTTGACAGTCGACAGTCGAggaaattttcctttttattcgTGCCTGTACAAATGCGTTTTTGTACTACTTTTTAGCGTGTTcatgtttttttaattgtgcTACAAATtctattttaacattttaaacacaaagaataaaaacatttcaataGTTAAATCTGTAGAAGTTTGAATAAACGCGTCGGCTGAAAAATGGATTCGAATGGAGAAATTGCACGGAATGGCATTTACAAGCAACATCCATTGATTTGTTCACTTTTAGATCCCCGTAAGTGCATTCAGAACTActtactacacacatacatccctacattacattaatacatatacaatacctgtacattacatacatatgtatatgcttgccGAACGGTTCTCTTTCACACAACGCGCTGCACTTCCATAGCTATTCTACTAAtctttctatatacatatatacatacatacatatggatatataaatgtatataagcCATGAGCCCACCTTTCCCAGTACCTAACCTACATTAAATAGTATGGTGTATGGTGTAACAACAATTAGTGCACATACTAATGCCTCATTCGTCTCGTAATGCTAgcggtttttttcttttttcgtcaAGCATTTCATTCTTTCATTTTAtgtttcttcatcttcttggTGAAAGGTTTATAACTTTGATCTTCCCACcgtaatttctatttaattttcaatctcAACCCAACTAccatatttgttaaatattatatacttgtataatagtttttgttacaacaacaacattaaacaGTTTAATTTAAGCAGCTTAAGCAAGCAACTAAATGAAATCTTACTGGTGAAATGAGTAGCAATTATTACTAAATATGATATCgcttttttatgtatatatatcactTTCCTTTATTACTTTGTTGTTATATGAATTTCTTTTCTCTCACCTTCTTTAtacttaaattaattgtttccaacacacacacatacatttctaCTAACTTTAGTCagtataagtaaaaaaatcaatatgtatatttcagatGCCTGGTTCAAGCCGGAACGCTTACATCCACGTGGTAAGTAATTTTGCGGCATAAGGAAATGCGGTCGGTGACCAAATGAAAAAtcgagaaaatttttcaaattgcaaATAGTATGTGCGAATCTAAACACcttgttaatatgtatgtatatatatatcagtTCGGTTTTTTTTAGTGAGAGTAAATGTTGTAaggagtatatatgtacatatgtatgtatatttgttatctTGAAATTCTAATACTGTCAAGACGACTGCGTGTTTGTATACATTAAGACAAAAAAGCactcggaaattgtaattaaattctccgggtaaatgatatttcaaaaaaatgtatttttctaatttagtaGTGATCGATCTGATttcttttatcaaaaacacaagcctacgaatggtacaaagccttcaaagtcgagagatcgtttaagacatgtctcgttctggacgacttcgacctcttcaactgatgaaaatattaaaaaagtaaaggatatggtgcttaaaaatcCTCAGCAGGTGATAGAGAAATGGCAAGAGTGCTCGACATTTTTCGCTAGTTTGTTCGAATCAtattggtggatattttgggtatgcaacgcgttcttgctcgccTCGTCCCGACGATGCAATTTGTTTGCtgttgtattgaaaaaaaaaagcgtTATCCAAATATTTTACGAAAACTGGCAAGTTTACAGTCCTTGGCCAGTTATGACTGATTCACCCACAACTTTTGCTTCGCTTTACTTCAGACATTTGATGTAGTATGAGTTCGTCCACATCGAGGcgaagcaaagcaaagcaaagtaAAGCAAGTCTTATCTTTCTATGCTCCGGGTGCCAAGCAAcagttgataaatttttattggaaaatttgtaaatatgtctAATTATTCGAACTACGAAGTCTATATTCCGATTCAAACTAATTATTCTACCActctttttcgttttctttactATCTTACTTATCATTCTGACCCTTCGGCCACACACTCAACCCTTTGCgcttcaaatatacataaaacagTTCTCATAACGCTGGCTACTGTTAAACGCCTAAAAGtagatatgtatagtatataatactCGATTTTACAATCACATTGGATTTTGCGAAacgttttgcatattttcttatgttgcttttatatacaaaaatagtggggttatgtatgcatatagtgCCTAACGATCTATAGAAAGCATTTACTCGACttactaatacatacatatagacatacatacatgattTGAGTTCTTTCAACTTGCAACGTATGGAGGACTTATTTTTTCCTTCTTGCTTCTGCTTTTTCTTGTGTCCCAGCACTTTTGGAAATCAATTGGTTGAGTGCTTGTTGGGCGCTTGTCGTTCGGTGcttttttcggatttttttctttgcaaggCAACGAGACTTTTTGCAAGCTCATTGTTTTCAATTGGCACTTTAAAGAATACAATCGTTTTGAATTGCCTGGGTCATTCGATGACTATCGTTGCAATGTGCCACTTTCCTTTTATTTTGCCCGGCTCAGTCAAGGTGACATGGATTAGGCTAATACTAAATTAGAATACTAAaactagttttttattttaatttttatgtttttggatGAGTTGAAAGCTTTTATAAACctaaaatctatataaatacaCTAAGTAAATAACCAATATTTACCTGCAAGTATTGAGTTCAATGAACCACA
Coding sequences within it:
- the LOC126753896 gene encoding reticulon-4 isoform X2, with translation MDFNFADLKKEAAATAEDVFSHTADAAKQATNATYDLLSGGGGRASTGAQDDNSHTEHYFANEQKDIDFEHVDPQAFVQRMSAGAKEAQEQLDAKFAQHTNDFDDFLTNASKDLHSFGSQLQQDTKQGVHDFMNAERGLFSGAGDINKQTVEVSAPTTVPVIPNKPAEHAVNEADLLNFSVGDAAEKHAPLQPFEEDFETHFAPTAPAAPASTTTTLYDDDLVIGKPSNSASASNKDSDTDSPSLSCNPSPAKKNPVTAALKEQDNDKFISSEDLLGDFKDERTSTPDFQVKPEMTKPAIEVKTTPVSVPVTDLDAEEEATSLFSQPKHSQVEEIKETGNTSTFSATLPVASATTAAAPKPAAVSEPIAAKPLAPTTSNKDTTEVVKPKTAPPVPPKENKPSHQQLDQPKIVSVEEIFYKYGLVESLIYWRDVKKSGITFGAGLVTLLAISCFSVISVFAYLSLLTLAGTVAFRIYKSVLQAIQKTPEGHPFKEYLDIDLTLSQEKVQNIAGVAVAHVNGFVAELRRLFLVEDLVDSIKFGVILWVLTYIGGWFNGMTLVILAFVSLFTLPKVYENNKQSIDTYLDLVRSKLTEITDKIKAAIPIGKKPIAAESDKDK
- the LOC126753896 gene encoding reticulon-2 isoform X1: MDFNFADLKKEAAATAEDVFSHTADAAKQATNATYDLLSGGGGRASTGAQDDNSHTEHYFANEQKDIDFEHVDPQAFVQRMSAGAKEAQEQLDAKFAQHTNDFDDFLTNASKDLHSFGSQLQQDTKQGVHDFMNAERGLFSGAGDINKQTVEVSAPTTVPVIPNKPAEHAVNEADLLNFSVGDAAEKHAPLQPFEEDFETHFAPTAPAAPASTTTTLYDDDLVIGKPSNSASASNKDSDTDSPSLSCNPSPAKKNPVTAALKEQDNDKFISSEDLLGDFKDERTSTPDFQVKPEMTKPAIEVKTTPVSVPVTDLDAEEEATSLFSQPKHSQVEEIKETGNTSTFSATLPVASATTAAAPKPAAVSEPIAAKPLAPTTSNKDTTEVVKPKTAPPVPPKENKPSHQQLDQPKIVSVEEIFYKYGLDAWFKPERLHPRVESLIYWRDVKKSGITFGAGLVTLLAISCFSVISVFAYLSLLTLAGTVAFRIYKSVLQAIQKTPEGHPFKEYLDIDLTLSQEKVQNIAGVAVAHVNGFVAELRRLFLVEDLVDSIKFGVILWVLTYIGGWFNGMTLVILAFVSLFTLPKVYENNKQSIDTYLDLVRSKLTEITDKIKAAIPIGKKPIAAESDKDK